A genomic segment from Spinacia oleracea cultivar Varoflay chromosome 3, BTI_SOV_V1, whole genome shotgun sequence encodes:
- the LOC110805805 gene encoding transcription factor HY5-like, whose product MAQPAILPLLPTTSITTTGNNSNLEESDDEELFMVPDMEAAMEEEDRQMLMNQGSLQSSNNNDNGGEVAPPKRKRGRNPADKEYRRLKRLLRNRVSAQQARERKKVYVNDLESRANELLDKNFKLEEKISTLSNENTMLRKILMNTRPKTDESEEPK is encoded by the exons ATGGCTCAACCTGCAATTTTGCCACTTCTTCCTACAACTTCTATTACTACAACAGGAAATAATAGCAACTTAG AGGAAAGTGATGATGAAGAATTGTTTATGGTGCCGGATATGGAGGCGGCAATGGAAGAAGAGGATAGACAGATGTTAATGAATCAAGGAAGTTTACAAAGCTCTAATAATAACGATAATGGTGGCGAAGTAGCGCCTCCTAAGCGTAAAAGAGGCCGTAATCCTGCTGATAAGGAATATAGAAGACTTAAGAG GTTGTTAAGGAACAGAGTGTCTGCTCAACAAGCACGTGAAAGAAAAAAGGTTTATGTGAATGATTTAGAGTCAAGAGCCAATGAATTGCTTGACAAAAACTTCAAATTAGAAGAGAAAATTTCTACCCTCTCTAACGAAAACACCATGCTTCGCAAG ATACTCATGAACACCAGACCAAAGACTGACGAAAGTGAAGAGCCCAAGTGA
- the LOC110805799 gene encoding uncharacterized protein has translation MVSLGSSCQKLSSLSFSGSCGVDAEGLSGGLLLLWSSNVQISPISVSSRFVLCSCTNVVDNEISYMLFVYGAPHLQDRYLVWNDIAAIILNYPNILLIGDFNQVEFLNDKLGGSRVIPGRLEFIQWRLENGLIDIPFSGSPFTWTNNHHDNTVSFERLDKAYASSDWLRMCPDASVIHQPIFLSDHSAIILSSDAAVCARRPYRIENWCLHAKPVVEFVISTWNQHFLGSPMFALCSKLSLIRNFLLTWCVQNRRLWGINWREVNSMVATAASSIAPSPSASLFITSKNECVARTQAMFMYWRQRCKIKWDAFGDIHSRLIFASVQARKRKNFIHSLQNNEGTTVRDGPQLRQLISDFYLDLFEAHKPDVPPLEYDWGSLHLPSLSVEDKGLLMSPFSGNDIRHAMFHISDNKSPGPDGFSAAFFKLHWNVVGDHVIQAIQFFFAHGFMLKNWNRTFLILLPKVLYPESVSQFPPIGLCNVIYKCIAKCLTHRMRLVLPSLISDTQNAFVPGRLMSDECLVAHELMSYINRIKAKKKFWAVVKLDMNKAYDRVRWDFLFQALHEFGFPPYWVNIIRQCVTSVSYQVLVNGEPSRSFTPKCGLRQGDPLSPYLFVLCMEVMSALLRRAEQEHLIQGISVCRGAPSISHLFFADDSLLFFRVSPRECDQVISILEEFSGLLGQVINYQKSFVKFSPNTPQDYRDYLAASLRLGQRSSLGPYLGVPVDIGRSKCSVFFDLVDIIARKLANFSSLHLSAAAKLVVINSVLVASITHVLSVFLIPKSICDRIDSLCLRFWWRSSAASKGMAMVSSSLLHLPKGMGGLGVRKISTFNQALLAKTAWRIVHHPQLLVSRLYQTRYPALAIHPPSTRVSCPSWGFRSLSRGFQVLDQGIAWKPSAGSRIRILQDTWVSMDRISFRSSVNGLDCPTHVSSLLDPRSYAWNIGMVRRFFLDKISSQILALERPTSETDDFLYWKFALDGKFTVRSAYAMLLRSSHHAAGVTSLPSSSWWKHFWGLDIIPRFKLFFWKLLHQALPLATFLCQRGLPVDPLCSLCNQDPESDLHLFRDCPLLLNLWSSGPLRMFCPSVALDRFIPLCVKFVNNLSSGPLAFHVMVEGWRGRCFEVRLLRRSSKESPLFQGSSSRVTAISGLSNLSAGPTGITVDICLLSDGAWVSSNNNAGIGWILQDPISLIQLGGGAQACVLASALQAELIACLRGVQMAVRRGYSRLLIYSDSSILVGLLNGSSPGPVSVIRLVCQLRDTLHSLTWFSVRKVSRQLIYPAHILATSARRRQLLCHHF, from the exons ATGGTGTCTTTAGGTAGTTCTTGTCAAAAGTTGTCTTCCCTGTCATTTTCTGGGTCTTGCGGGGTTGATGCGGAGGGTTTAAGTGGTGGTTTGCTTTTGTTGTGGTCTTCGAATGTACAAATATCTCCTATTTCCGTGTCGAGTCGTTTTGTACTTTGTTCTTGTACAAATGTTGTGGATAATGAAATAAGCTATATGTTGTTTGTGTACGGTGCGCCTCATTTGCAGGACCGATATTTAGTTTGGAATGATATTGCAGCTATCATTTTAAACTATCCGAATATCCTTTTGATTGGAGACTTTAATCAGGTCGAGTTTCTAAATGACAAATTGGGAGGCTCTCGGGTTATTCCAGGGAGGCTTGAATTCATTCAATGGCGGTTAGAAAATGGATTGATTGACATTCCTTTTTCTGGCTCGCCATTTACCTGGACTAATAACCACCATGATAATACTGTTTCTTTTGAGCGATTAGATAAGGCGTATGCCTCGTCAGACTGGTTGCGGATGTGCCCTGATGCTTCTGTCATCCATCAACCTATATTCCTCTCGGATCATTCAGCAATTATTCTAAGTTCGGACGCAGCTGTCTGTGCTCGTCGTCCTTATAGGATTGAAAATTGGTGTCTGCATGCTAAACCTGTCGTGGAATTTGTTATTTCCACTTGGAATCAACACTTTCTGGGTTCTCCTATGTTTGCTTTGTGTTCAAAGCTTTCGTTGATTCGCAATTTCTTGTTAACTTGGTGTGTTCAGAATCGACGGCTTTGGGGAATTAATTGGAGGGAGGTGAATTCTATGGTGGCTACTGCGGCCTCATCTATTGCGCCTAGCCCTTCGGCTTCTCTCTTTATTACTTCTAAGAACGAATGTGTTGCTAGAACGCAGGCTATGTTTATGTATTGGCGTCAGCGATGTAAGATTAAATGGGATGCGTTTGGTGATATTCATTCTCGACTCATTTTTGCTTCGGTTCAGgctagaaaaaggaaaaatttTATTCATAGCCTGCAAAATAATGAGGGCACGACTGTACGGGATGGCCCTCAGCTTCGCCAGCTTATCTCAGATTTCTATTTAGATTTGTTTGAGGCTCATAAGCCTGATGTTCCTCCTTTGGAGTACGATTGGGGTTCACTTCACCTTCCTTCTTTATCTGTTGAGGATAAGGGTCTTCTCATGAGTCCTTTTTCTGGAAATGACATCCGTCATGCTATGTTCCATATTTCGGATAATAAATCTCCAGGCCCTGATGGGTTTTCAGCTGCTTTTTTTAAGCTTCACTGGAATGTTGTTGGAGACCATGTTATCCAGGCTATTCAATTTTTCTTCGCTCACGGCTTCATGCTTAAAAATTGGAATCGTACTTTCTTGATTCTTCTTCCTAAGGTACTGTATCCGGAGTCTGTCTCTCAGTTTCCACCGATTGGGCTTTGCAATGTCATTTATAAGTGTATTGCGAAATGTCTCACCCATAGGATGCGTTTGGTCTTGCCGTCTCTGATCAGTGATACTCAGAATGCTTTTGTCCCGGGTCGCTTAATGTCGGATGAATGCCTTGTGGCCCATGAACTCATGTCTTACATTAATCGAATTAAAGCAAAGAAGAAATTTTGGGCCGTTGTAAAGTTGGATATGAATAAGGCCTATGACAGAGTTCGTTGGGATTTTCTTTTTCAGGCCCTGCATGAGTTTGGGTTTCCTCCTTATTGGGTTAACATCATTCGTCAATGTGTTACATCAGTTTCTTATCAGGTGTTGGTTAATGGTGAGCCGTCTCGCTCCTTCACTCCCAAGTGTGGTTTGCGTCAAGGGGATCCGTTATCTCCATATCTGTTTGTTCTATGTATGGAAGTTATGTCGGCACTATTGCGTCGTGCGGAGCAGGAGCACCTTATTCAAGGCATCTCAGTTTGTAGGGGAGCTCCTTCGATTTCGCACCTGTTCTTTGCTGATGATTCACTGCTGTTCTTCCGGGTTTCGCCTAGGGAGTGCGATCAGGTGATCTCTATTCTTGAAGAGTTCAGCGGTTTATTAGGTCAGGTGATTAATTATCAAAAGTCTTTTGTCAAATTTAGTCCTAATACTCCTCAAGATTATCGTGATTACTTGGCGGCCTCTCTTCGCCTTGGCCAACGATCTTCGCTGGGTCCCTACTTGGGAGTACCGGTTGACATTGGTCGCTCGAAGTGTTCGGTTTTTTTTGACCTGGTGGATATCATAGCTCGTAAGCTGGCTAATTTTTCGTCCCTTCACCTGTCCGCGGCGGCAAAGTTGGTAGTTATCAATTCAGTGTTGGTAGCTTCGATTACTCATGTGCTTTCAGTGTTCTTGATCCCGAAATCAATTTGTGACCGCATTGACAGTTTATGTCTTCGGTTTTGGTGGCGCTCTTCAGCTGCTTCGAAGGGTATGGCTATGGTGTCGTCTTCACTTCTTCACCTTCCTAAGGGTATGGGAGGATTGGGAGTCAGGAAGATTAGCACTTTCAATCAGGCTTTGCTAGCAAAAACTGCCTGGCGCATTGTTCACCACCCTCAGTTGTTGGTCTCTCGTTTGTATCAAACTCGGTATCCTGCTCTTGCTATTCATCCTCCTTCGACTAGGGTGTCTTGTCCATCTTGGGGTTTTAGGAGTCTTTCTCGGGGTTTCCAAGTGCTTGACCAAGGTATTGCTTGGAAGCCTAGTGCGGGTTCTCGGATTCGTATTCTTCAGGATACGTGGGTCTCTATGGATCGTATTTCGTTTAGATCTTCGGTGAATGGGTTGGATTGTCCTACCCATGTTTCTTCTTTACTTGATCCGCGTTCTTACGCGTGGAATATTGGTATGGTTCGTCGTTTTTTCCTGGATAAGATTTCATCTCAGATTCTGGCTCTGGAGCGTCCAACCTCGGAAACGGATGATTTCTTATATTGGAAATTTGCTCTGGATGGGAAATTCACGGTTCGTTCGGCTTATGCGATGCTTTTGCGTTCTTCTCATCATGCTGCTGGGGTGACTTCTCTTCCCTCTTCTTCCTGGTGGAAGCATTTCTGGGGCTTGGATATCATTCCACGGTTTAAGCTTTTCTTTTGGAAACTGCTTCACCAGGCTTTGCCGCTGGCAACCTTCCTTTGCCAAAGAGGTTTGCCAGTTGACCCTCTTTGTTCATTATGCAATCAGGACCCTGAAAGTGATTTACATTTATTCCGGGATTGTCCTTTGCTTTTGAATCTTTGGTCATCTGGCCCTCTTCGTATGTTTTGTCCTTCAGTTGCTTTGGATAGGTTTATTCCCTTGTGTGTTAAGTTTGTTAATAACCTGTCATCTGGACCGTTGG CATTTCATGTTATGGTTGAGGGTTGGAGAGGTCGCTGCTTTGAGGTTCGTTTGCTTCGCCGTAGTTCTAAGGAGTCTCCGTTGTTTCAAGGGAGCTCTTCCCGGGTGACTGCTATTTCCGGGTTGTCAAATCTGTCCGCGGGGCCTACTGGCATTACTGTGGACATTTGTCTTCTGTCGGATGGGGCTTGGGTTTCTAGTAATAATAATGCAGGGATTGGCTGGATTCTGCAGGACCCGATTTCGTTGATTCAACTAGGGGGCGGAGCTCAAGCTTGTGTTTTGGCTTCCGCTCTTCAGGCAGAACTGATCGCTTGTTTACGAGGCGTTCAAATGGCAGTTAGGAGGGGTTATTCACGTCTTTTAATTTATTCGGACTCCTCGATCTTAGTAGGTTTGCTGAACGGATCTTCTCCAGGTCCAGTCTCGGTTATCCGGTTGGTTTGCCAGTTGCGGGACACTCTTCATTCTCTAACCTGGTTTTCAGTTCGTAAGGTCTCTCGCCAGTTGATTTATCCGGCTCACATTCTGGCCACTTCTGCTCGGCGTCGACAGCTTCTGTGTcaccacttttaa